Genomic DNA from Anthonomus grandis grandis chromosome 5, icAntGran1.3, whole genome shotgun sequence:
AGCAATAATACAGAActtgaaaaactggaaaactcCTGACATCATTAACATCAATAATGAACTCATCAAATACGGGGAATGGAACTATAAAAAGAATTCACCAAGCTGTTTTAGATCCGGAACCATACCAGATGAATGGAGAGTAAGCATATTGTAATGATATTataaacaccgagaaaccagTTGATTTCTCGGTCTAGACTGGTCTTttcggaatgacacaagtggtacACGACACGACAACTCGAAGCTTAAGCGGGAACCTTCCGGCACAACGTtttgccgagtatataaggagacGCATCGCCGATATTAGTCAGTTttcagttcagtgaagtaagGTACGAAATATTGGCacaagatttaaataaatacagtaaaaataaaaatctctatTACCCGTGTCTAGTAGACGTGAATGATTCTATTTTTGTAGggaagtgtataaataaatgagttaactatttttaattgtCTTAATTGACACCTTACCAACgggaaaaacgctacaatatctGTATCTATAAATACAACAGGAGAGAAAAGTAACCGTAATAACTTTAGAAATGTTACGCTACTAGCATCGTGTCTCAGACTCTTTACTTAAACCATTGATAATAGGCTCATGGAAAAGGTAGCCATACCCAAAAACAGCAAGACTTTATGTCCAATAGATTAACCTAACAAGCTCTGTTTTGTGGATTTAACCAAGGTATCTGACAGGGTCCGACTAGATGACGTGATCAAGATTTTGGACCAGAACATCAATTAGCATTACCCAAGAATTATGTAACGCTAACAATGAAATCCTCGTAGCAAAGAATGATGATGACCCACAATGCCTGTTATATAAGACGAAAGCAACAGCACACAAATTTAATGAGTGGAGGTATCAGGCAAAAGAAACCTGAGAGATCATCATATGGCGAAATAAAATGAGTAGAGTACAAAAAGCAAGTTGAGGATTTAcaaaatatacgtaaaaccgaTTTTAACATACTCCACAGAAACCAGAGCTAAAACATTAACAACAAAAAGAATAATGTCCAGAACCGATTTGGAAACACTAAGAACTTTGAGATAAAACGAATTAAAATAACATGTCCAGtcaatttatatattatgaCAACCTTGACAAATCTAAGAGCTAAtggatatttaatttttagttttttttatttatttaaatgtatttctactttttaatgttaaatacaCTATTTCATCTTACCTGATATTTAAACATCATATTATTATTCCAACAATCTCCATGCAAAATCACTGACAAGCCATCTTTTGGATCACGGATTTTGGTTAAATTCATCTTAATCATATCTTGATCCACATTTGCAAGCTTTTTATAAGCTTTCTCATCGtctttttttagtttctctAAAGCAGCTTTATATGTATCTGTCATATTATCAAGCATATTAGCTTGAATAATGAAGTTCAATAGCAAGTCTGACATGTCTTTGGTTAATTTACTGTATAGCTCTGGATGTTGCTTTTTCATCGCTAAAGACAGAGCATGAAATTTTCCATAGTTGGTAAACACACAGAGGGCATGATCCAAATTTTGAGGTTTTGTTCTATCATGGATCTCGTACCCTAAGTGCTTAAGATTTTGTAAAAGAATAGCTTCCCGTTGCGGTTCCTTGTATACACTGTAACATTTGGCGAACTTCATGAATAAATCCTCCACGGCGTTCTCTTTTTGCAGCGATAGAAATGCAGGAAAAACACTGTTGTACATAAACATTTCGCGctcaaaaacttctttaattgGGGTTTTCTTTCGTAGTTCATCACTTTTTTTAGCAGATTTTATTACCAAGTTGTATGTTTTTTCCTCTTGTCTCCCGATGCCCGTAAGGACTTTTACGAAAGCCACTTCTCCCAAATATCCATCTCCCTTGGTGGTGTTGCCGATTAGTTCCAGCTCATATTTGGAAAATCGTCGTTTCCTCAAAAAATCCTCGATCCAAAGGTTTAAATCGGATGTTGGTTCGCACATGTTTACACAGAAAAATTACCGGAAATATTATCTAAGTGATGGTACTTTTATAATATACCGCGCACAACTTTCCGTGACTGAATACAAATTATAATTTCGAGTAATTATGGTATGTGGTTGCTAATTTTCTTAAACTATGCCATTATCAAGTAAGATTACCTTGATGGTAAGTTGACGGAAATTGTATGGTCGGTGAAAGATATTGTTTGCAATTTTTGTTGTCTCATGTAATTGGATGGGGGGATACCCCAGTTTCTCATTCTCGTTTTAGCACAATGATTGGCAAATTTCTCTGCTGAATAACACTGACTATTGTGGGTTTATTTAGGTGAAAACGtgcttgtttttttctttttgcttgAATATGTTAATGGTTAAGCTATTAACCTATGAACCCGTGTGGGTATCTCTTTTTTTGGAACaattaattgacaaattttgCACAATAAATTCAAGCaattaggaaaatatatttcttaatgtATGTacaaataataactaaaaatccGTTTAATGGTTTGTTCTGTAAATATTTCTCGAAGTAAGAGTTTTACGTGAAGCACTACATTACAttagttgattaatttttcttttcgttCTCCTTTAGCTAAACGTAATAATACTCAGTTAATACGTCGcgatatttataaattttctctGCATGTTTTTAAAGCAAGTTGTTTGTATTTGGGATAGCTACCTCCATCAACGTAGATTTCTTATACTTTATATCCACTAAAATTATGTCTGGTCTATTAGTCATTCAGGCATCAAACAGTTTTTGATCGGTCAATATGGTGTGATCCCAGTAGAGTTTGTAGTTATCCTTTCCTAAAAGAAGATGGTTTCAGAGTTTGATTACATcttttgatataaattttaaattagtacGAGTAAATATTACTTGGTCTTGTATAAGTAATAGTAGACTCTCTGTTTCAGGAAACATTGACGAGGCAATAGTTTGTCGCGGCTTTGTCTACATGTTCTTGCATGATCTCGTTAATATGAGTTCCGtgtaagtcaattttttcagttGTTGTTTGGTGATGTAATTAAATGCCATTTTCTTTTCGTCAGAGTAAGGTAATTTCAAAAGGCATAATGATGCAACGtgcacttgcaaatgtaaacaATACACTAACCTAACCTCTCCTCACCACTACAGCGTGCGTCGGCGAAATAAAAATGTGTGCGCATATTTGGCTATGTATCATTTATGATACCATCGGGAACTGGCGGCTAATTGCTTCAGCGcgtcgaaaaaaaaattaaatcctcaGGTATCATATTTGATACCTGGGGTCTGAGGAggttattaacattaatattcgTTGTAGAGAAAACTCTTGATCTGaagctatttattattttttgtggtTAAATCAACTAAGAGCAAAGGACTCATAGAATCATAGGAAAATGGAATGGAAGTATCTTCGATTGTTCACCAAACAAGGAATCAGTCTCATCCTCACCAAACAAGGCATCAGTAACCAATGGTTCTACAATAATTGagggaaataaaaaattacaacaagATACTGGATAGAAATAAAAGTCAAGTTCAAGTAGAGgtagaaaatatcttaaaatttcttaaaagaatttaaaaataactcaaGAAAAACTCAAATTCCTTGGAATAAGCAAAAATACAGTTCTGACAACTGGAATAAACGAATTGCGGTGGAAAAAGCTTTAAACTTACTCTCAGTAAATGAAAGATTTCTGGgcttataattttcaaaaggaTCATTTCTTATTCCTTCATcaatctaaaatatatttcccTTTTATATGCTAGTTGTTCATAAATTCTACCATTGTTTTATTGATAAATCaagacaaaatttttaatctgatTTTACATATCATTATATTTCAGTCTTAACTTATCAATATAAACTTAAGATCTAAACTTAAGAACtcctagaaattttaaaagtttaactcTCTGACATAAGACTTTTGAAATGAGcgcattttatatattttctgcgTATAATTTCATCGTTGTTTTTCTAGAATAAAATCCCAAATCCTTGcaagttatgcaaaattattaaattaatgcaaaaaattacGATATGAGCACACTCATCTTATACCGTTTTTAAAGTAATcattatattttacaaatacttaaataatatagaattttctttaatgtactgatatttacatattatatttctCTATCCTAAGGATGAAACCAAGACTGAATCCTCTAAGGTCTACTTCTGGATATTATGTGGATATTTCCATTAACTgttgccaaaattaaaaattgctacTGCGCGAAGATTtccagtaaaaattaaaaatttcaggtAATAAGTCTTAGTTTCTGGACACTGGCAATATTATAAATGAAGTAGAGTAGAGTTAACTAGAATATTTAGAAGTAACAAGTAGACAATTTCAGATAATAGgtgaacattttattatattaactcACAATTTGCAGCTAAATGAAAATGCGTGGGTAGTAAGTacaggtttttgttttttattgggAAACACCCACTTACTATCTCGAAATTTCCAATTACTTACtatctggaattttatttttttctagaatcTCTCTATATTAAGAGAGATATGTGAATAATAAGCAAACCTTTCAGATATGACCTAAAAATAAGATGAAGTGGATATTTCCAGATAATAGATGGAAATAtcgaaataaaaaacttatgccaatttttacaacagtttttttgtttggaaatatcgacatattatatacaattttaaatcta
This window encodes:
- the LOC126735954 gene encoding uncharacterized protein LOC126735954; the encoded protein is MCEPTSDLNLWIEDFLRKRRFSKYELELIGNTTKGDGYLGEVAFVKVLTGIGRQEEKTYNLVIKSAKKSDELRKKTPIKEVFEREMFMYNSVFPAFLSLQKENAVEDLFMKFAKCYSVYKEPQREAILLQNLKHLGYEIHDRTKPQNLDHALCVFTNYGKFHALSLAMKKQHPELYSKLTKDMSDLLLNFIIQANMLDNMTDTYKAALEKLKKDDEKAYKKLANVDQDMIKMNLTKIRDPKDGLSVILHGDCWNNNMMFKYQDASKKKPTDMVFLDFQLSTVGSPIYDLSYYLYSIADENLLKYHDLLLQTYHRSLVSFLRELKEESINISLEDIKRHWIEYGKFGLTMAALIVKVELSEVDEVVDIAEVAEAGDLNDTFNVEIKNMDDYDSRMKAGFRHYASLV